A single region of the Fibrobacter sp. genome encodes:
- a CDS encoding polysaccharide biosynthesis tyrosine autokinase yields the protein MPQTNTMLQPSVQNPADDEIDLLEVLGILLKHKVFLGVCIVLGCVAGFLASNWARPQFTSNALLQVNVKGNKASRAMGEMGALLDVASPAEAEIELLKSRMVLSYVVEKEHLCFIAKPIGALNRLTHKEGRMDLENLQIPKIAIREKWMAKVIDEDHFAVISPEEKEILSGPVGENLTAEYYGDTLEIRVQKMRAEPGQMFILGQIDPLDAYRGLLGRMNVAEKGKQTGIIGVSFTHQYPDRAASILNSVANIYLRQNVEMRSAEAEKTLEFLEKQLPGIKAKLDSSEKNLADYRHSIGSVDMGGETRAHLEKSSSLEREILELEKRRQEATRLFKEEHPSVQTIIKQQNRLRAELSKLKASAEKMPLTQQEVLRLQEEVAVNNAQYTSMLNNIQQLRVVRAGEVGNVRIVDYAQIERRPSKPNKKMIFGGCVAGAFLLGALLIYLMQMTRRGVRGSLEIERETGISVYAKIPESDNSILHHRKTGKNVKPLVEESPEDPASEAFRSLYTAIDFSVAQEKVIMVTGMVPGVGKSFVAKNLAALYANNLKRVLLIDADMRRGVVYSKHKMGLGDVLSGKCALDSAIAESLTENMYVLGAGNSGVTPSELLRGDNFKKLLDEARSKFDMIVVDTPPLNLVTDSELIFPVVDFALFVLHYGRHSMDQIKEAMIKVDRCCGKPKAFVMNHCEHDSRGYYGGYGYYGKGYYGKGYYSKKKS from the coding sequence ATGCCCCAAACTAACACGATGTTGCAGCCGTCTGTTCAGAATCCTGCAGACGACGAAATCGATCTTCTTGAAGTTTTGGGCATTTTGCTCAAGCACAAGGTTTTCCTTGGCGTCTGCATCGTTCTTGGCTGCGTGGCTGGTTTTCTTGCTTCTAACTGGGCTCGTCCCCAGTTTACCAGTAACGCCCTTCTGCAGGTGAACGTCAAGGGTAACAAGGCAAGCCGAGCCATGGGCGAAATGGGTGCCCTTCTCGACGTGGCCAGCCCTGCCGAAGCTGAAATTGAATTGCTGAAGAGCCGAATGGTCCTTAGCTATGTGGTTGAAAAGGAACATTTGTGCTTTATTGCAAAGCCAATTGGTGCTTTGAACCGCCTGACCCATAAGGAAGGTCGCATGGACCTGGAAAATCTCCAGATCCCGAAGATTGCGATCCGTGAAAAGTGGATGGCCAAGGTTATCGATGAAGATCACTTTGCTGTTATCTCTCCGGAGGAAAAGGAAATTCTCAGTGGCCCTGTAGGGGAGAATCTCACCGCTGAATACTACGGCGACACTCTCGAAATCCGTGTGCAGAAAATGCGCGCTGAACCTGGCCAGATGTTTATCCTTGGACAGATTGATCCCTTGGATGCCTATCGTGGACTTCTTGGCCGCATGAATGTTGCTGAAAAGGGTAAGCAGACCGGTATCATCGGTGTGTCTTTCACTCATCAGTATCCGGACCGCGCCGCATCTATTTTGAACTCTGTGGCTAACATCTACTTGCGCCAGAACGTGGAAATGCGTAGCGCAGAAGCTGAAAAGACTTTGGAATTTTTGGAAAAGCAGTTGCCGGGCATCAAGGCGAAGCTGGACTCTTCCGAAAAGAACTTGGCAGACTATCGCCACAGCATCGGTTCCGTGGATATGGGCGGTGAAACCCGTGCCCACTTGGAAAAGTCTTCTTCCCTGGAACGCGAAATCCTGGAATTGGAAAAGCGTCGCCAGGAGGCAACCCGCCTGTTCAAGGAAGAACATCCTTCCGTACAGACTATTATCAAGCAGCAGAACCGTCTTCGTGCAGAACTTTCCAAGTTGAAGGCTTCTGCAGAAAAGATGCCTCTGACCCAGCAGGAAGTGTTGCGCTTGCAGGAAGAAGTTGCTGTGAACAACGCCCAGTACACTTCCATGCTGAACAACATCCAGCAGCTTCGCGTGGTTCGTGCCGGCGAAGTGGGTAACGTCCGAATCGTTGACTACGCCCAGATTGAACGTCGCCCCAGCAAGCCCAACAAGAAGATGATCTTCGGTGGCTGTGTTGCCGGTGCTTTCCTTCTCGGCGCGCTATTGATTTACCTGATGCAGATGACTCGTCGCGGTGTTCGAGGCTCTCTTGAAATTGAACGTGAAACTGGCATCAGCGTTTACGCAAAGATTCCGGAATCCGACAACAGCATTCTGCACCACCGCAAGACGGGCAAGAACGTCAAGCCTTTGGTGGAGGAGTCGCCAGAAGATCCTGCCAGCGAAGCGTTCCGTTCCTTGTATACGGCCATTGATTTCTCCGTGGCCCAGGAAAAGGTTATCATGGTTACCGGTATGGTGCCTGGTGTAGGTAAGTCCTTTGTTGCAAAGAACCTCGCGGCCCTTTATGCCAATAATCTTAAGAGGGTGCTGCTTATCGATGCCGACATGCGTCGTGGCGTTGTGTATAGTAAGCACAAGATGGGACTTGGTGATGTTCTTTCTGGCAAGTGCGCGCTGGATTCCGCCATTGCCGAATCCTTGACTGAAAATATGTACGTTCTCGGCGCAGGCAACTCTGGTGTAACACCTAGTGAATTGCTCCGTGGTGATAACTTCAAGAAGCTCTTGGACGAAGCCCGTTCCAAGTTCGACATGATCGTGGTGGACACCCCGCCGCTGAACTTGGTCACCGACTCCGAATTGATTTTCCCTGTGGTTGACTTTGCCTTGTTCGTGCTGCACTACGGCCGCCATTCCATGGATCAGATCAAGGAAGCCATGATCAAGGTGGATCGCTGCTGCGGCAAGCCCAAGGCTTTCGTGATGAACCACTGTGAACATGACAGCCGCGGCTACTATGGTGGTTATGGCTACTATGGTAAGGGTTACTACGGCAAAGGCTATTACAGCAAGAAGAAGTCTTAG
- a CDS encoding nucleoside monophosphate kinase — MAKISAVLIFGAPGSGKGTVGAKLAATTSLKHLSTGDIFRGIAPSSESGKLLASYSSKGLLVPNEATVEIFGRYVEGLVNTNKLNPEKDVLLLDGIPRTVEQVKLIESIVDVKHIFVLDIKDEATIVARLLNRAKIEGRKDDADENVIKNRLKVYKESTAKVLSKYNKKIISHIVGDNTPDEVFSDVLKAYVDFCKASAKAAKPAKKATKPAKKAAKTSK, encoded by the coding sequence ATGGCTAAGATTTCTGCAGTTCTTATCTTTGGCGCACCGGGTTCCGGCAAGGGTACCGTTGGCGCAAAGCTCGCTGCTACCACTTCTCTCAAGCACCTTTCTACTGGTGACATCTTCCGCGGCATCGCTCCGTCCAGCGAAAGCGGCAAGTTGCTGGCTTCCTACTCCAGCAAGGGTCTCCTTGTTCCGAACGAAGCTACCGTTGAAATCTTCGGCCGCTATGTCGAAGGCCTCGTCAACACCAACAAGCTCAACCCGGAAAAGGACGTTCTCCTCCTCGACGGTATTCCTCGTACCGTTGAACAGGTCAAGCTCATCGAATCCATCGTTGACGTTAAGCACATCTTCGTGCTGGACATCAAGGACGAAGCAACCATCGTTGCTCGCCTCCTGAACCGCGCTAAGATCGAAGGCCGTAAGGACGACGCTGATGAAAACGTCATCAAGAACCGTCTCAAGGTTTACAAGGAATCTACCGCTAAGGTTCTCAGCAAGTACAACAAGAAGATCATCTCCCACATCGTTGGCGACAACACTCCGGACGAAGTCTTCTCCGACGTGCTGAAGGCATACGTTGACTTCTGCAAGGCTTCCGCTAAGGCTGCTAAGCCCGCCAAGAAAGCTACGAAGCCTGCTAAGAAAGCTGCTAAGACGTCCAAGTAA
- a CDS encoding ATP-dependent Clp protease ATP-binding subunit has protein sequence MSDINGIFSKKAKAVLQAARMAARNLGSDSISTEHLLLGLVREDSGLAAETLKALNVNLNELGENVQRALTSNGGIMTVGDAHGALLSFTIRCKAALFNAAKIAKEEGDQYIGPEHLMLAILQQSETPAAGTLSTFGVTFENFQNVLQQLKRESIDGQLPGEDGGNAPESMGGEPSRGGETRQQVRRESRSKTPILEHFGRDLTAMARQGKLDPIIGREAEIERLIQILCRRKKNNPALIGEPGVGKTAIIEGLALKIAQKKIPELLANKRVVSLDVAAMVAGTKYRGQFEERVKGLIMELQRVDNSVILFIDELHTIVGAGGSEGSLDASNIFKPALARGELQCIGATTIDEYRKYIEKDAALERRFQTIVVNPPSSEDSIQILEGLRAKYEQHHKVHYTPEAIRASVTLAERYISDRFLPDKAIDVLDEAGARVRLNSIRTPQDLKEMEDELAEAVQKKEDAIAEQQYETAASLRDKIEELTNRIAERRDALNKEDSKETPVVDENEIRDCISKMTGIPVSRLAGEEAQKLLKLGDEIKERVIGQDQAVDAVVKAIRRTRAGIRDTKRPMGSFMFLGPTGVGKTELAKVLSLSLFGSEDSMIRIDMSEYMEKHSISRLIGAPPGYVGFEDNGGQLSEKVRKRPYCVVLLDEIEKAHPDVYNLLLQILDDGILTDSYGRKINFKNTIIIMTSNAGAREVRHSSGMGFTKMGETDDYERMETAIREETKRVFSPEFLNRIDEQIVFRPLTKSDLTSVVDIQLMFLQKNLSERGILLEISKEAKEFVVSHNYDSALGARPIRRSIQQLIEDEIAEGLLLGIYSDFSTISIDLVDGKLKFKCEKLSEGDGENHQD, from the coding sequence ATGTCTGATATCAATGGTATTTTTTCGAAGAAAGCCAAGGCCGTTTTGCAGGCTGCCCGTATGGCTGCCCGTAATCTTGGTAGCGACAGTATCAGTACCGAACATTTGTTGTTGGGCCTGGTTCGTGAAGACTCCGGCTTGGCTGCCGAAACTTTGAAGGCTCTCAATGTGAACCTGAATGAACTTGGTGAAAACGTTCAGCGTGCATTGACTTCCAACGGTGGCATCATGACTGTGGGTGACGCTCACGGTGCATTGCTTTCCTTTACCATCCGCTGCAAGGCTGCTCTTTTCAATGCTGCAAAAATTGCAAAGGAAGAAGGCGACCAGTATATCGGTCCTGAACATTTGATGCTTGCCATTTTGCAGCAAAGCGAAACTCCTGCTGCAGGTACACTTTCCACATTTGGCGTTACTTTTGAAAATTTCCAGAATGTTCTCCAACAGCTGAAGCGCGAATCCATCGACGGTCAGCTTCCTGGTGAAGATGGCGGAAATGCTCCGGAATCTATGGGTGGAGAACCTTCCCGTGGCGGTGAAACCCGCCAGCAGGTTCGTCGTGAATCCCGCTCCAAGACTCCCATTCTTGAACACTTTGGCCGTGACCTTACGGCCATGGCTCGCCAGGGCAAGTTGGACCCTATTATCGGCCGCGAAGCCGAAATTGAACGCTTGATCCAAATTCTTTGCCGTCGCAAGAAGAACAATCCGGCATTGATCGGTGAACCGGGCGTTGGTAAGACCGCCATCATTGAAGGTCTTGCCCTGAAGATTGCCCAGAAGAAGATTCCGGAACTTCTTGCAAACAAGCGCGTGGTAAGCTTGGATGTGGCTGCCATGGTGGCCGGTACAAAGTACCGAGGCCAGTTTGAAGAACGTGTGAAGGGCCTTATCATGGAACTTCAGCGCGTGGACAATTCCGTTATCTTGTTTATCGATGAATTGCATACCATCGTGGGTGCTGGCGGTTCTGAAGGTAGCTTGGACGCTTCCAACATTTTCAAGCCCGCACTTGCCCGTGGTGAACTCCAGTGCATTGGTGCAACCACTATTGATGAATACCGCAAGTATATTGAAAAGGATGCCGCCCTGGAACGTCGATTCCAGACCATCGTGGTGAACCCGCCTTCCTCCGAAGATTCCATCCAGATTCTTGAAGGCCTTCGTGCAAAGTATGAACAGCACCATAAGGTTCATTACACTCCGGAAGCTATCCGCGCTTCCGTCACGTTGGCCGAACGCTATATCAGCGATCGCTTCCTTCCGGACAAGGCCATCGACGTCCTTGATGAAGCAGGCGCCCGCGTCCGTTTGAATTCCATCCGTACGCCTCAGGACCTGAAGGAAATGGAAGACGAATTGGCTGAAGCCGTCCAGAAGAAGGAAGACGCCATCGCAGAACAGCAGTATGAAACAGCAGCTTCCCTCCGTGACAAGATTGAAGAACTGACCAATCGCATTGCAGAACGTCGCGACGCCTTGAACAAGGAAGATTCCAAGGAAACTCCGGTCGTGGACGAAAATGAAATCCGCGATTGCATCAGTAAGATGACCGGTATTCCTGTAAGCCGCCTTGCTGGCGAAGAGGCCCAGAAGCTTTTGAAGCTGGGTGACGAAATCAAGGAACGCGTCATTGGCCAGGACCAGGCTGTGGACGCCGTGGTGAAGGCAATCCGCCGCACCCGTGCCGGCATCCGCGATACAAAGCGCCCCATGGGCAGCTTTATGTTCCTTGGCCCCACCGGTGTGGGTAAGACTGAACTTGCAAAGGTCTTGAGCCTTAGCTTGTTCGGTAGCGAAGATTCCATGATCCGTATCGACATGAGCGAATACATGGAAAAGCACAGCATCAGCCGCTTGATCGGTGCGCCTCCGGGATATGTGGGCTTCGAAGACAATGGTGGCCAGCTTTCTGAAAAAGTTCGCAAGCGCCCGTACTGCGTTGTTCTCTTGGATGAAATCGAAAAGGCTCATCCGGACGTGTACAACTTGCTGCTCCAGATTCTGGACGACGGTATTCTTACCGATAGCTATGGCCGTAAGATCAATTTCAAGAACACCATCATCATCATGACCAGTAACGCCGGCGCCCGTGAAGTCCGCCACAGCTCTGGCATGGGCTTCACCAAGATGGGGGAGACCGACGACTACGAACGTATGGAAACCGCCATCCGCGAAGAGACCAAGCGCGTGTTCTCTCCGGAATTCTTGAACCGTATCGATGAACAGATCGTGTTCCGTCCGCTGACCAAGAGCGACCTTACCTCTGTGGTGGATATCCAGCTCATGTTCCTGCAGAAGAATTTGTCTGAACGCGGCATCCTCCTGGAAATTTCCAAGGAAGCCAAGGAATTCGTGGTGAGCCACAACTATGACTCCGCCCTGGGTGCCCGCCCCATCCGCCGTTCTATCCAGCAATTGATCGAAGATGAGATTGCTGAAGGCTTGCTTTTGGGAATTTATTCGGACTTTTCTACGATCTCCATCGACTTGGTTGATGGAAAGTTGAAGTTCAAGTGCGAAAAACTTTCTGAAGGAGATGGTGAAAACCATCAAGATTAA
- a CDS encoding ABC transporter ATP-binding protein produces the protein MNNLDPRTSGLEPGTLLETRDLRRVFSETGEKLEILKGVNFSMNAGELVALTGSSGSGKSTFLNLVGMLDTPTSGEILFKGKALSKFNSDERDMYHRAQVGFVFQFHHLLSEFTALENVSVPGRIMGKSEAECRERAEMLLETVGLKDRLKHLPRELSGGERQRIAIARALMNNPDLVLADEPSGNLDEANSAKLNELIGELNQKFNQAFLIVTHDEKLASFAKRRVVMHGGVIQSFE, from the coding sequence ATGAATAATTTGGATCCTCGCACCTCAGGCCTGGAACCTGGTACCTTATTGGAAACCCGCGATCTGCGCAGAGTCTTCAGTGAAACTGGCGAGAAGCTTGAAATCCTGAAGGGCGTAAACTTCTCCATGAATGCAGGCGAACTTGTGGCGCTCACTGGTTCTTCGGGCTCCGGTAAATCCACCTTCTTGAACTTGGTGGGTATGCTGGATACTCCTACTTCTGGCGAAATCCTTTTTAAGGGCAAGGCTCTGTCCAAGTTCAATAGCGACGAACGGGACATGTACCACAGAGCACAGGTGGGTTTTGTATTCCAGTTCCATCACTTGTTGAGCGAATTCACTGCACTGGAAAACGTCAGTGTTCCTGGCCGCATCATGGGCAAGAGCGAAGCCGAATGCCGCGAACGTGCAGAAATGCTTTTGGAAACGGTTGGTTTGAAGGACCGTCTGAAGCATTTGCCTAGGGAACTTTCCGGTGGTGAACGCCAGCGTATTGCTATTGCACGCGCCTTGATGAACAATCCGGACTTGGTTCTTGCTGATGAACCTAGCGGTAACCTGGATGAAGCAAATTCCGCCAAACTGAATGAACTGATTGGCGAACTGAACCAGAAGTTTAACCAGGCTTTCCTCATTGTGACCCACGATGAAAAGTTGGCTTCCTTTGCTAAGCGCCGCGTGGTGATGCATGGTGGTGTGATTCAAAGTTTTGAATAG
- a CDS encoding ABC transporter permease, with protein sequence MKLELLIAWRYLGAQRKSLFVSLIGIFSMLGVSIGVFALVVALAAVNGFEEEVTAQMIGKDAHFEIMAYNGDPIAPYDSLIKEVRAREPRVTNASPFIIYKVGISSKKVNDGIVVYGIDGESSKGVTDIHKYIKWGSYSVDSLEDLSGKLRPGIMLGSGLANRLRVVVGDKLVLQTFQTPDAAVAGGGPKMMMCVVAGIFETGTYEYDGQLAYIGISELQKLLGMNDAVTGIQFRMNDHWAAGEAVDKMAGWLTYPYYAMDWKTKNITLLKWMNYEKFIVAAVICLIILVAAFNIISSLIMVVIDKTKEIGILRSMGFSKAGIMRVFMLMGSFIGVGGTLVGGTIGLVLCKLQETYHFITLPGDVYVIPYFPISVHMLDVVLIFVIGISLCVLATLLPAWKASRLDPVGAIRHE encoded by the coding sequence ATGAAACTTGAACTACTCATTGCTTGGCGTTACCTTGGGGCTCAGCGTAAGAGTCTCTTTGTTTCGCTTATTGGCATTTTCAGTATGCTTGGAGTGAGCATCGGCGTGTTTGCGCTGGTGGTTGCCTTGGCTGCGGTGAACGGCTTCGAAGAAGAAGTGACCGCCCAGATGATTGGCAAGGACGCTCACTTTGAAATCATGGCTTACAATGGTGATCCCATTGCTCCCTACGACAGCCTTATCAAGGAAGTTCGCGCCCGTGAACCTCGCGTCACGAATGCCTCTCCGTTTATCATATACAAGGTGGGTATCAGCAGTAAGAAGGTGAACGACGGTATCGTGGTCTACGGTATCGATGGTGAATCTTCCAAGGGTGTTACCGACATTCACAAGTACATCAAGTGGGGTAGTTATTCTGTGGACAGTCTCGAGGACTTGAGCGGAAAACTGCGCCCGGGCATTATGCTTGGCTCTGGCCTTGCCAACCGACTTCGTGTGGTCGTTGGCGACAAGCTGGTGCTTCAGACTTTCCAAACTCCGGATGCCGCCGTTGCTGGCGGTGGCCCCAAGATGATGATGTGCGTGGTGGCCGGTATTTTTGAAACGGGCACCTACGAATACGATGGCCAGTTGGCATACATTGGTATTTCTGAACTTCAGAAGTTGCTTGGCATGAACGATGCAGTGACCGGCATTCAGTTTAGAATGAACGATCATTGGGCTGCTGGCGAAGCCGTGGACAAAATGGCTGGCTGGCTGACTTATCCGTACTATGCCATGGATTGGAAGACCAAGAACATTACTTTGCTCAAATGGATGAATTACGAAAAGTTCATTGTGGCTGCCGTGATCTGCCTGATTATCCTTGTGGCTGCATTTAACATTATCAGTTCCCTGATCATGGTGGTTATCGACAAGACCAAGGAAATCGGTATCCTCCGTAGCATGGGCTTTAGCAAGGCTGGAATCATGCGCGTGTTCATGCTCATGGGAAGTTTCATCGGTGTTGGCGGAACTTTGGTTGGTGGAACCATCGGCTTGGTCCTCTGCAAGTTGCAGGAAACCTACCATTTCATCACTCTTCCGGGTGATGTGTATGTGATTCCTTATTTCCCCATTTCCGTACACATGCTTGATGTGGTCTTGATCTTTGTGATTGGCATTTCCTTGTGCGTATTGGCCACCTTGCTTCCGGCTTGGAAGGCTAGCCGACTTGATCCTGTGGGGGCTATTAGACATGAATAA
- a CDS encoding four helix bundle protein, whose protein sequence is MFAYRKLKVYQKALQWVLDVYVLCRNFPDYEKFALASQVRRAAVSVTSNIAEGMSRTSSKEIVHFLEISYGSLMEVQSQLEVALLLNYVTKDDLNSIDLKTEEIAKMLSGLKLSKLQ, encoded by the coding sequence ATGTTTGCGTATAGAAAGTTGAAAGTTTATCAAAAGGCTTTGCAATGGGTCCTAGACGTTTATGTTTTATGCAGAAATTTTCCTGATTATGAAAAGTTTGCTCTTGCGAGTCAGGTGCGTCGTGCTGCAGTTTCTGTTACGTCAAATATTGCGGAAGGAATGAGCCGAACTTCTAGTAAGGAAATTGTCCATTTTCTTGAAATAAGTTATGGCTCGTTGATGGAAGTGCAAAGCCAGTTAGAAGTGGCCTTATTGTTGAACTACGTAACAAAGGATGATTTGAACTCTATAGACCTGAAAACTGAAGAGATTGCAAAGATGTTGTCTGGTTTGAAACTTTCAAAACTGCAATAA